The following are encoded in a window of Bdellovibrio svalbardensis genomic DNA:
- a CDS encoding PrkA family serine protein kinase, which produces MASKFDLHSLVANWQNSSATAKAHWSGTFDEYLDIVKKNPKVTRNAYQRMFDMIVEEGTETYTDFKKEVVRYKFFDDKFNNGKDAVFGLDVQLMKLVNVLKAAALGYGTEKRVILLHGPVGSAKSTICRMLKKGLERYSYSDTGAVYTFDWVDEKLELDGILGKGVKIFPTPMNEEPLLLIPDDLRSSVYDSLNKGQDGSFRVNVDGELSPPSRFIFKALMEKYDGDLMQVFKHVRVRRLFLSEADRVGIGTFQPKDEKNQDSTELTGDINYRKIAEYGSDSDPRAFNFDGEFNIANRGMIEFVEVLKLDVAFLYDLLGASQEHRVKPKKFAQTHIDEVIIGHTNEPEYRRLQDNEFMEALRDRTVKIDIPYITRWRDEVNIYKRDFNSQKVRGISIAPHTVEMAAMWAILTRLEKPKKANLTRLQKLKLYNGKTLPNYTEDNVRELRKETQREGLEGISARYIQDKLSNALVAAQQSNKGSVNPFMVFKELESGLKSHSLISDEELKTEYRELLGVVMQEYEEIIKAEVQRAISADESAMQRLCGNYIDNVKAYTQRERVRNQFTGNDEEPDERLMRSIEDKIEIPESRKDDFRREIMNYIGALALEGKKFNYKMNERLHKAIELKLFEDQKDSIKLTTLVSNVADKDTQEKIDVVKTRLIKDFGYDEISATDVLHYVASIFARGDVKSK; this is translated from the coding sequence ATGGCCTCTAAGTTCGACCTTCATTCGTTAGTAGCCAACTGGCAAAACTCAAGCGCGACTGCAAAAGCACATTGGAGCGGAACCTTTGACGAGTATCTTGATATCGTCAAAAAGAACCCCAAGGTCACGCGCAATGCTTATCAACGCATGTTCGACATGATTGTTGAAGAAGGCACAGAAACCTACACAGATTTTAAAAAAGAAGTCGTTCGCTATAAGTTCTTCGACGACAAATTCAACAACGGTAAAGATGCGGTGTTTGGATTGGACGTGCAGTTGATGAAACTGGTGAACGTGTTGAAAGCCGCGGCTCTTGGTTACGGAACTGAGAAGCGTGTTATTCTTCTGCACGGTCCGGTGGGTTCGGCAAAGTCGACGATCTGTCGGATGCTTAAAAAAGGCCTTGAACGCTATTCTTACTCTGACACCGGTGCGGTTTACACATTTGACTGGGTCGATGAAAAACTTGAACTTGATGGCATTCTTGGCAAGGGCGTTAAAATTTTCCCAACGCCAATGAATGAGGAGCCTTTGTTACTCATTCCGGATGACCTACGCTCTTCTGTTTATGATTCCCTGAATAAAGGACAAGACGGCAGCTTCCGGGTCAATGTGGACGGTGAGCTCAGTCCGCCATCGCGCTTTATTTTCAAGGCTTTGATGGAAAAATACGACGGCGACTTGATGCAGGTCTTCAAGCATGTCCGCGTAAGACGTTTGTTCTTATCCGAAGCTGACCGTGTAGGGATTGGTACCTTCCAACCGAAAGATGAAAAGAATCAGGACTCCACGGAGCTTACGGGTGATATCAATTACCGTAAGATCGCAGAGTACGGTTCCGATTCAGATCCACGGGCTTTCAACTTTGACGGAGAGTTTAATATCGCCAATCGCGGTATGATCGAATTCGTTGAGGTATTGAAATTGGACGTGGCGTTCTTGTACGACCTTTTGGGCGCATCACAAGAACACAGAGTCAAACCAAAGAAATTCGCACAGACTCATATCGATGAAGTGATTATCGGTCATACGAATGAACCAGAGTACCGTCGTCTTCAAGACAACGAATTCATGGAAGCGCTTCGTGACCGTACTGTGAAGATAGATATTCCTTATATTACTCGTTGGAGAGATGAAGTGAATATCTATAAGCGCGATTTCAATTCGCAGAAGGTGCGTGGTATATCCATTGCTCCGCATACGGTTGAGATGGCAGCGATGTGGGCGATCCTTACTCGTTTGGAAAAACCTAAAAAAGCAAACCTCACACGTTTGCAAAAACTCAAACTGTATAATGGTAAAACGTTGCCGAACTATACCGAAGACAACGTGCGTGAGCTTCGTAAAGAAACTCAGCGCGAGGGTCTGGAGGGTATTTCCGCTCGTTACATCCAAGATAAATTATCGAACGCCCTGGTCGCAGCTCAACAGTCCAACAAAGGCTCTGTGAATCCGTTCATGGTCTTTAAAGAGTTGGAATCGGGGTTGAAGAGTCACTCCTTGATCTCTGATGAAGAGTTGAAAACTGAATACCGCGAACTTTTGGGCGTGGTGATGCAGGAATACGAAGAGATCATTAAGGCCGAAGTGCAAAGAGCGATCAGCGCTGACGAAAGTGCGATGCAAAGACTTTGCGGCAATTACATCGACAACGTGAAGGCTTACACACAAAGAGAGCGCGTAAGAAATCAATTCACGGGGAACGATGAAGAGCCGGATGAGCGTTTGATGAGATCGATCGAGGATAAGATCGAAATTCCTGAGTCTCGCAAAGACGACTTCCGCCGCGAGATTATGAATTACATCGGTGCACTGGCTTTGGAAGGCAAAAAGTTCAACTACAAGATGAATGAACGCTTGCACAAAGCGATTGAGCTGAAACTTTTTGAAGATCAAAAAGACAGCATCAAACTTACGACGCTTGTAAGTAATGTTGCCGACAAGGATACCCAGGAAAAGATTGATGTAGTTAAAACCCGTCTC
- a CDS encoding tetratricopeptide repeat protein, with product MLSFTKTAISATLLLSLTACATFTTNENDKAPYFEASFDDKNRAPASLTPPVISSQDGQATLDPLYMRTQADYYFSMGEAYSLEGNAAKAIESFKMTLIYDQNSPTVNMRLAGEYLKQGMISESLTQAEEAVKKDGKNVDAHLLLGGLYSSMKLYPKAMDQYHTVLKLDPKNTEAPLYIGALYSEQKQSDKAVSYFESLVKNPDYTSPYLAQYYIGRVRMEQPEAKFQKAAEAAFKKALVLKPDFADAVLSLGALYSKQKNEAKAITLYRNFQKENSPSPKIAEVLSQTFIEQGKYDLAYEQLEVLEQNTDEPLNVKMKMALILIEQKKYPLATEKLEAVLKEAPESDKVRFYLAAVYEETHQNEKAVREFKKIPASSTFFGEATVHSAYLLKGMNRLDEAVEVISKGLAERSDQPQVYAMYASLLDEKNDYKAAAKVLEQGLEKFPENAQLRFYYGTINDRLGKKDVVITEMKKVLELDPNHVQGLNYLAFTWAELNQNLPDAEKLARRAMELEPQDGYVLDTLGWILYKQSKFTEAVKFLEAAHKFQGTVSVIAEHLGDAYYKQSMVDKAKKMYRKAADLESDKNKVKEIRNKITAIEKQELSTPRLPASVEAPLAEHTSK from the coding sequence ATGCTTTCCTTCACTAAGACCGCGATTTCGGCGACCCTGCTTCTCTCTTTGACCGCCTGCGCGACTTTCACTACGAATGAAAATGACAAAGCACCTTATTTCGAAGCTTCCTTCGATGATAAGAATCGCGCTCCTGCTTCACTCACTCCTCCAGTGATCAGCAGCCAAGATGGACAAGCAACTTTGGATCCTCTTTATATGCGCACTCAAGCGGACTACTACTTCTCTATGGGGGAAGCTTACAGTCTTGAGGGGAATGCAGCGAAGGCGATTGAGTCCTTCAAGATGACTTTGATTTATGATCAAAATTCTCCAACAGTAAATATGCGTTTGGCAGGAGAGTATCTTAAGCAAGGTATGATCTCAGAGTCTTTGACACAGGCTGAAGAAGCAGTGAAGAAAGACGGAAAAAATGTTGATGCTCATTTGTTGTTGGGTGGTTTGTACTCTTCAATGAAATTGTATCCAAAAGCCATGGATCAATATCACACGGTCTTGAAGCTGGATCCAAAAAATACAGAAGCTCCATTGTACATTGGGGCATTGTACTCTGAACAAAAGCAATCGGATAAAGCAGTCAGCTATTTTGAGTCTTTGGTGAAAAATCCAGATTACACTTCCCCGTATCTGGCACAATACTATATTGGCCGTGTTCGCATGGAGCAGCCAGAAGCGAAATTCCAAAAAGCAGCTGAGGCAGCTTTCAAGAAAGCTTTGGTTCTTAAACCAGATTTTGCTGATGCAGTTCTGTCTTTGGGTGCTTTGTATAGCAAGCAAAAAAACGAAGCAAAGGCGATCACTCTTTATCGCAATTTCCAGAAAGAGAACTCTCCTAGTCCGAAGATCGCTGAAGTGTTGTCACAAACTTTCATTGAGCAAGGTAAATATGACCTGGCTTATGAGCAATTGGAAGTGTTGGAGCAAAATACGGATGAGCCATTGAACGTCAAAATGAAAATGGCCTTGATTTTGATTGAGCAGAAGAAGTATCCGCTGGCGACTGAAAAGTTGGAGGCTGTTCTTAAGGAAGCTCCAGAATCTGATAAAGTGCGCTTCTATTTGGCGGCGGTCTACGAAGAAACTCATCAAAATGAAAAAGCGGTGCGTGAATTTAAAAAGATTCCGGCATCCAGCACATTCTTTGGTGAGGCGACGGTTCATTCGGCTTACCTTCTTAAAGGGATGAATCGTTTGGATGAGGCTGTGGAGGTTATCTCCAAAGGTTTGGCTGAAAGAAGTGACCAACCGCAAGTTTACGCTATGTACGCTTCGCTTTTGGATGAAAAGAATGACTACAAAGCGGCTGCAAAAGTTCTTGAGCAAGGTTTGGAGAAGTTCCCAGAGAATGCGCAATTGCGATTCTATTATGGAACTATCAATGATCGCCTTGGTAAAAAAGACGTTGTGATCACTGAAATGAAAAAAGTTTTGGAATTGGATCCAAACCACGTACAAGGTTTGAACTATTTGGCTTTCACCTGGGCTGAGTTGAATCAAAATCTTCCGGATGCAGAGAAATTGGCTCGTCGAGCGATGGAGCTCGAACCACAAGATGGTTACGTGCTCGATACATTGGGTTGGATTTTGTACAAGCAAAGTAAATTCACTGAGGCAGTGAAATTCCTGGAAGCCGCACATAAATTCCAAGGCACAGTGAGTGTTATCGCGGAACATTTGGGCGACGCATACTACAAGCAATCCATGGTGGATAAAGCGAAGAAGATGTATCGCAAAGCTGCGGATCTGGAATCTGACAAGAACAAGGTTAAAGAGATTCGCAACAAGATTACTGCAATAGAAAAACAAGAGTTGAGCACCCCACGTTTGCCAGCATCGGTGGAGGCTCCGTTAGCCGAACATACAAGCAAATAA
- a CDS encoding polyhydroxyalkanoate synthesis regulator DNA-binding domain-containing protein, with protein MTSKPNSKVKIIKRYQNRKLYDTQQSCYVTLDDIAKMIRTNEEVMVIDNKSKNDITAATLTQIIFEAEKKASQYAPLFTLREIIQNGNGSISGYLAKLGAFPQDYMTKQQVNTVVENASTDSVKQNLENRVATAATRYNTDTTAKVAAEKATVLPGLQQDEETPNLPGISLGLNN; from the coding sequence ATGACATCTAAGCCAAATTCAAAAGTTAAAATCATTAAGCGTTATCAAAACCGTAAACTCTACGATACACAACAAAGCTGCTACGTTACTTTGGACGACATCGCTAAGATGATCCGTACTAACGAAGAAGTTATGGTTATCGATAACAAATCTAAAAACGATATTACTGCAGCGACTTTGACTCAGATCATTTTCGAAGCTGAAAAGAAAGCATCTCAATACGCTCCTCTTTTCACACTTCGCGAAATCATCCAAAACGGCAACGGCAGCATCTCAGGCTACCTAGCTAAATTGGGCGCTTTCCCTCAGGACTACATGACTAAACAACAAGTAAACACAGTTGTTGAAAATGCTTCTACTGACAGCGTAAAGCAAAACTTGGAAAACCGCGTTGCGACTGCAGCAACTCGCTACAACACAGACACTACTGCTAAAGTAGCTGCTGAAAAAGCGACTGTACTTCCTGGTTTGCAACAAGACGAAGAAACTCCAAATCTTCCTGGAATTTCTCTTGGCTTGAACAACTAA
- a CDS encoding COG3014 family protein produces the protein MNTDFSKGLALAAGLFFSLSLTACATYQNKVQESRQALVSHDFSKALKDLEPLAANENGDQLVYLLDYATALQISGNYKDSNNAFLKADRLSELVDYQSISRQTGSLLLNQEMVQYKGDTFEKIFINAYLAMNFLELGNLDDALVEARRINEKFIKNRQEEKKSFEMNSFSKYLSAVIWEANKNYDDAYIAYTEAYKIDPTIGPIGEDLIRSAKLARRNDAYQSWKKKFPDVKEEKTWYDKNIGELVVIFQQGWGPRKVPSSNEYRLPALMPVRSETVLTRLSFEGGGNYVSRLIYDVEMAAIQTLKDDYGILVAKRMAGFAAKAVAADQVRQQDRLLGDLTYIALNLADRADLRQWSFLPQSIQMIRIPLAPGKYKFNLEGLTLAGVPTGEGLKDQEVEIQAGKKKFVVWRSLK, from the coding sequence ATGAATACTGATTTTTCAAAAGGACTCGCGCTTGCAGCGGGTCTTTTTTTTAGCTTATCTCTGACGGCTTGTGCGACTTATCAAAATAAAGTCCAAGAGTCGCGTCAGGCTTTGGTGAGTCATGACTTCAGCAAAGCTTTGAAGGATTTGGAGCCCTTGGCTGCGAATGAAAATGGGGATCAGCTGGTGTATCTTCTGGATTATGCAACGGCCTTGCAGATTTCCGGAAACTACAAGGACAGTAACAATGCCTTCTTGAAGGCCGACCGCCTGTCTGAACTCGTCGACTATCAATCTATCTCCCGGCAGACGGGATCGCTTCTTTTGAATCAGGAAATGGTTCAATACAAAGGTGATACCTTCGAAAAGATATTCATCAATGCGTATTTGGCGATGAATTTTTTGGAGCTTGGAAACCTGGATGACGCTTTGGTCGAAGCTCGTCGTATTAACGAAAAATTTATCAAGAATCGTCAGGAAGAGAAAAAGTCATTCGAGATGAACTCTTTCAGTAAGTATTTGTCGGCAGTGATTTGGGAAGCCAATAAGAACTACGATGATGCTTACATTGCTTACACTGAGGCTTACAAAATTGATCCTACGATTGGGCCTATTGGGGAAGACCTCATTCGTTCCGCAAAATTGGCGCGACGAAATGATGCCTATCAAAGCTGGAAAAAGAAGTTTCCCGACGTGAAGGAAGAGAAAACTTGGTATGATAAAAACATAGGGGAGTTGGTGGTCATATTTCAACAAGGTTGGGGGCCACGAAAGGTTCCTTCCTCGAATGAATATCGTTTGCCGGCTCTTATGCCCGTCCGCAGTGAAACAGTTTTGACCCGACTTTCCTTTGAAGGTGGGGGGAATTACGTGAGCCGTCTAATTTATGATGTCGAAATGGCGGCTATTCAAACTTTGAAAGATGATTATGGAATTCTGGTGGCAAAGCGCATGGCGGGATTTGCAGCCAAGGCTGTAGCCGCAGATCAAGTTCGCCAACAGGATCGACTTTTGGGTGACCTGACTTATATTGCATTGAACTTGGCGGACCGAGCTGATCTTCGTCAATGGTCCTTCCTTCCGCAAAGCATTCAGATGATTCGCATCCCTTTGGCTCCGGGAAAGTACAAATTCAATCTTGAGGGTTTAACTTTGGCGGGCGTTCCCACCGGTGAAGGTTTGAAAGACCAAGAAGTTGAGATTCAGGCAGGGAAAAAGAAGTTCGTTGTCTGGCGTTCGTTAAAATAA
- the lpoB gene encoding penicillin-binding protein activator LpoB, producing the protein MIKWMLPSVIVTMLALTACGPKAFVKGEYDDVNRENNLNDQWSETDMQKAVHDLVASALNSPSLAQAKKMPVVMVTNLQNKTSEHIDTQSIMDMVRVELMKSGKVGFIDKEAREDIANEYDYQNSGKVSQETKKGPGGQIGADYIINGRLDSIVQEVGKDKSVYYKITLNLTNLKSSMITWSDQKQIRKTYKKKTIGL; encoded by the coding sequence ATGATTAAGTGGATGCTCCCTTCAGTAATTGTCACCATGCTTGCATTGACCGCATGTGGTCCTAAAGCCTTTGTTAAAGGCGAGTACGATGATGTTAATAGAGAAAACAATTTGAACGATCAGTGGTCAGAAACAGATATGCAAAAAGCTGTTCATGATCTGGTGGCGAGTGCATTGAACTCTCCTTCCTTGGCTCAAGCTAAAAAAATGCCAGTTGTGATGGTGACAAATCTTCAGAACAAAACCAGCGAGCATATCGACACTCAAAGCATTATGGATATGGTTCGTGTTGAGCTGATGAAATCTGGAAAAGTAGGTTTCATTGATAAAGAAGCTCGCGAAGATATCGCGAACGAATATGATTACCAGAATTCTGGCAAAGTTTCCCAAGAGACTAAAAAGGGACCTGGTGGTCAAATTGGTGCCGACTATATTATCAATGGACGTCTTGATTCTATCGTTCAAGAAGTTGGCAAAGACAAATCCGTCTACTACAAAATCACTTTGAATCTGACGAACCTAAAATCCAGTATGATTACTTGGTCTGATCAAAAGCAAATTCGTAAAACATATAAAAAGAAAACTATCGGTCTTTAA
- a CDS encoding JAB domain-containing protein has product MTNEVNSSLHAFETLKQYFNPYAEEVWAVALNSHLQVLGREMIFRGTADQCLIHPRDIFRFLILSNASSFILAHNHPSKEVLPSDQDLILTRKIHNAGVLFQIPLQDHIIFSKEKYFSMADHGYFKSWKKSFRAEKFRS; this is encoded by the coding sequence ATGACGAACGAAGTTAACTCGAGCCTGCATGCCTTCGAAACACTGAAACAGTATTTCAACCCTTACGCAGAAGAAGTTTGGGCCGTGGCGCTGAATTCCCATCTTCAGGTCTTAGGTCGAGAGATGATTTTTCGGGGGACTGCAGATCAATGCCTGATTCATCCACGGGATATCTTTAGGTTTCTAATTCTATCTAATGCCAGTTCCTTTATTCTCGCACACAATCATCCAAGCAAAGAAGTTTTGCCATCGGATCAAGATCTGATTCTGACTCGAAAAATCCACAATGCGGGCGTCCTGTTTCAGATTCCACTCCAAGATCATATCATTTTCAGTAAAGAAAAATATTTCAGCATGGCGGACCACGGATATTTTAAATCTTGGAAGAAATCATTTCGCGCAGAAAAATTTAGAAGCTAA
- a CDS encoding spore coat protein U domain-containing protein, producing MRTLNSVILILGTIFSSYALGAPCVNMQLQTGQTNIDFTSNPQFQGTFTVKANTNPGGCDFFIVFDYGYSSSYVNRSLKMSGYEWPYQVYKDSAGVNIIKNVTDASSNSDILSGTLPDGNNDAQVNVSYWAALNMTNPWLRFGNYTEYISAHLYRGTLSNYSFVSSRLISLNYNAPKRVDVSMVASGGAFVLGDTDEVMNFGTLSAGATRSASAVMKYNAGYTLYVSSTNGGRLKHQTDAQYIPYTIKFNNDTVGLTTSPQQLYRVFGVSPASGTSIPITVTIGNFGNVKAGAYSDQVQLTIETTE from the coding sequence TTGAGAACTCTTAATTCTGTGATTTTAATTTTGGGAACCATTTTTTCGAGTTATGCTCTGGGAGCTCCGTGCGTAAATATGCAACTGCAGACGGGGCAAACCAACATTGATTTTACATCCAATCCTCAGTTTCAAGGAACTTTCACGGTCAAAGCCAACACCAATCCCGGCGGCTGTGATTTCTTCATTGTGTTTGATTACGGTTATTCCAGTTCTTATGTGAATCGCAGTCTCAAAATGTCAGGCTATGAATGGCCCTATCAGGTTTATAAGGACTCTGCGGGGGTGAATATTATCAAGAACGTCACGGATGCTTCCAGCAACAGTGACATTCTTAGTGGAACTCTGCCTGATGGAAATAACGACGCTCAAGTGAATGTTTCTTATTGGGCGGCTTTGAATATGACAAACCCATGGCTGCGATTCGGAAACTACACTGAATACATAAGTGCTCATCTGTATAGAGGGACTTTGTCCAACTATAGCTTCGTTTCCTCACGCCTCATCTCACTGAATTATAATGCACCAAAGAGAGTCGACGTTTCCATGGTGGCCTCGGGTGGTGCATTTGTATTGGGCGACACGGATGAAGTGATGAACTTTGGTACACTCTCGGCGGGAGCTACTCGGTCAGCCAGTGCAGTTATGAAGTACAATGCGGGCTATACTCTTTATGTTTCTTCGACAAATGGTGGAAGACTCAAACATCAAACTGATGCGCAATATATTCCGTACACGATCAAATTCAATAACGACACCGTGGGTTTGACAACAAGTCCACAACAACTCTATCGCGTATTTGGGGTCTCTCCAGCGTCGGGAACCTCTATTCCTATCACTGTGACCATAGGAAACTTTGGGAATGTAAAGGCCGGAGCCTACAGCGATCAAGTTCAGTTGACGATTGAAACGACGGAATAA
- a CDS encoding fimbria/pilus outer membrane usher protein translates to MFLSSLAAQAVGPRPALAKPYVVAPIVIDGAVIEEAWIFPRDTDRDFSIEAEPLLQVLQMRMKEDLFANLKQKVTSERVITMRDLKASGVSAYFNDANLELRLDLPLKYRRSNDVDLNYFDDGNQKYLRPSQQSGYLNFRFNQSYQYGSLNTENKKLPLSGHVDFVENIHGFVLESMADYLEQDDHPWKRQDTRLRWDDEQRMNRYTLGDLTLTSRGFQMAPNMAGFSLVREFGIQPYKTLRPLSSTEIVIKRPSQVEVYVNGFMYSQMRLAPGVFNIRDFPLAIGQNNVKVKVRDNFGQEEIYDFSVLFENSILPKGVQEFSYGAGAPWTESGADRAYVKDAVFANAFHRVGLSDELTVGFNYQNYLSQSLTGVEASGITNWGYLSADVAYSAQTSSQKGYAEKFRYRTLDRMAGVDMPVTLTLESENHDQDFNPVSANNLVPSTFLRRYDGQLNFRPGSYWTIGIGGSYLEQRNTADQRLYRANVIFPLAGNCRVEVSYNKVVDNAVDDRGYISFFWNELQGRYSASSFYDSQQKNSNVTLSKNNLSKYDDFRASASIQNNEMNTQESLSAEYFTQPASLRLDQYSTQIGSTTNNITTLGINTGFAWVGSHGAFTQPITDSFVLVAANNFPDGQELIINPNGTRGEAQLGPRSSTVLKDQTAYYKYLVNLDSTSLPPGYLLEKEYYGIQPTYRSGILISLNFTHKVMVKGRLVKENGEVLSYAAGDVIDAKGRLVDNSFFTNKEGGFLIEGLEPGEYRIVTDRPDLSSVTVQVKESPDSVIDLGNITVKTGGED, encoded by the coding sequence GTGTTTCTATCTAGTTTAGCGGCTCAAGCGGTGGGTCCTCGCCCTGCTTTGGCAAAGCCTTATGTGGTGGCGCCGATCGTAATAGATGGAGCGGTCATCGAGGAAGCCTGGATTTTTCCACGAGATACAGATCGTGATTTCTCAATAGAAGCAGAGCCTCTATTGCAGGTTTTGCAAATGCGAATGAAGGAAGATCTTTTTGCCAACTTGAAACAGAAAGTCACCTCGGAGAGAGTGATCACGATGCGCGATCTGAAGGCCTCGGGTGTTTCAGCATATTTTAACGACGCCAATTTGGAGCTGCGTCTGGATCTTCCGTTAAAGTATCGTCGCAGTAACGACGTCGACTTAAACTACTTCGATGACGGAAATCAAAAATATTTAAGACCCAGTCAGCAAAGTGGTTATTTGAATTTTCGTTTTAATCAGTCTTATCAGTACGGGTCATTGAATACGGAAAATAAGAAGCTTCCTCTTTCCGGCCACGTCGACTTTGTAGAAAACATCCATGGTTTCGTTCTGGAAAGCATGGCGGACTACCTTGAGCAGGATGACCATCCCTGGAAGCGACAGGACACACGTCTTCGTTGGGATGATGAACAGCGCATGAATCGCTATACCTTGGGTGATTTAACTCTGACTTCCCGGGGATTTCAAATGGCTCCCAATATGGCGGGATTCTCATTGGTGCGAGAGTTTGGAATTCAGCCATATAAAACTTTGCGCCCTCTCAGTTCCACAGAAATAGTGATTAAACGGCCATCGCAGGTTGAAGTGTATGTAAACGGCTTCATGTACAGTCAAATGCGTCTGGCCCCTGGGGTCTTCAACATTCGCGATTTCCCTCTGGCAATTGGTCAGAACAATGTGAAAGTTAAGGTGCGCGATAATTTTGGCCAGGAAGAAATTTACGACTTTTCAGTTTTATTTGAAAACAGCATTCTTCCCAAAGGGGTGCAGGAGTTTTCTTATGGCGCGGGGGCTCCGTGGACTGAATCAGGTGCCGATCGCGCCTATGTGAAAGATGCTGTCTTTGCGAATGCCTTTCATCGCGTGGGTCTTTCTGATGAACTGACCGTAGGATTTAATTATCAAAATTACCTTTCACAATCGCTTACGGGTGTTGAGGCTTCTGGAATCACCAATTGGGGATATCTCTCTGCGGACGTGGCATACTCGGCGCAGACTTCCAGTCAAAAGGGATATGCTGAGAAGTTTAGGTACCGCACTTTGGATCGTATGGCCGGTGTGGACATGCCTGTCACTTTGACTTTGGAATCTGAAAATCACGATCAGGATTTTAATCCGGTATCGGCGAACAACCTGGTGCCTTCAACATTTCTACGTCGCTATGACGGACAACTGAATTTCCGTCCCGGATCTTATTGGACTATCGGAATCGGTGGTAGCTACCTTGAACAGCGCAATACCGCGGATCAAAGATTGTACCGCGCCAACGTCATTTTTCCTCTCGCAGGGAATTGTCGCGTCGAAGTGAGTTACAATAAGGTTGTGGATAACGCTGTGGATGATCGCGGTTACATTTCATTCTTCTGGAATGAACTTCAGGGCCGGTACAGCGCAAGTTCATTCTATGACTCTCAACAAAAGAATTCCAATGTCACTCTAAGCAAAAATAATCTTTCGAAGTATGATGACTTCAGGGCTTCAGCGTCGATACAGAATAACGAGATGAACACTCAAGAGAGCTTGTCTGCAGAGTACTTTACTCAGCCGGCGAGTTTGCGCTTGGATCAATACTCAACCCAAATTGGCAGTACAACCAACAATATCACCACCCTTGGGATCAATACGGGCTTTGCTTGGGTCGGAAGTCATGGGGCCTTTACTCAACCAATCACGGATAGTTTTGTATTGGTGGCTGCCAATAATTTTCCAGATGGTCAAGAGCTGATCATCAATCCGAATGGGACTCGCGGGGAAGCTCAGTTGGGGCCTCGTTCATCGACGGTTCTTAAAGATCAAACAGCTTACTACAAATACCTTGTGAATTTAGATTCGACTTCATTGCCCCCGGGTTATTTGCTGGAAAAAGAGTATTACGGCATTCAGCCAACATATCGTAGCGGTATCTTGATCTCGCTGAACTTTACACACAAAGTGATGGTGAAAGGGCGCCTCGTTAAAGAAAATGGCGAAGTGCTGTCTTATGCTGCTGGAGATGTCATAGATGCCAAGGGCCGCCTTGTGGACAACAGCTTTTTTACAAACAAAGAGGGTGGCTTCTTGATCGAAGGTCTTGAACCAGGCGAATATAGAATTGTAACAGATCGTCCTGACCTATCTTCTGTAACAGTGCAAGTTAAAGAGAGCCCAGACAGTGTCATTGACCTTGGAAATATCACGGTTAAGACCGGAGGCGAAGATTGA
- a CDS encoding fimbria/pilus periplasmic chaperone translates to MQRKFLRLFFISFLFLFPVFSYAFKMSPMVIYFAPSGSKSTQVLTLENPDSEKIPVQIEVFTRGVDAKGEEVRVKSSDFNVYPEQVVLLPNEKRNVRVTWAGEFKGDDEKSYRIVVSQIPVEFKEQNAKSKKPGVSLNFLLQYVASAYVTPGNAAAKVRVKETKVLGPKKVLVTLVNEGTAHKVIHTKKLKLVSGNKIVMEIADPKEFEGLNLLAKTEKTVTLTLSKEIPQGVKAELEFAELGD, encoded by the coding sequence ATGCAAAGAAAGTTTTTAAGACTCTTTTTTATATCGTTTCTTTTCTTATTTCCGGTCTTTTCTTACGCATTTAAGATGTCACCGATGGTGATCTATTTTGCGCCTTCAGGAAGCAAATCGACGCAGGTTTTGACTTTGGAAAATCCAGATTCCGAAAAGATTCCTGTGCAGATAGAGGTTTTCACGCGTGGGGTGGACGCCAAAGGGGAAGAGGTTCGAGTTAAGAGTTCGGACTTTAATGTTTATCCTGAACAGGTGGTTCTGCTTCCCAACGAAAAAAGAAATGTACGCGTCACTTGGGCCGGGGAATTTAAAGGAGACGATGAGAAATCATATCGCATCGTTGTTTCACAAATTCCCGTTGAATTTAAAGAGCAAAATGCAAAATCCAAAAAACCCGGCGTCAGTCTGAATTTTCTTCTGCAATATGTAGCATCCGCTTACGTCACTCCCGGCAATGCCGCAGCCAAGGTGAGAGTGAAAGAGACCAAAGTACTTGGCCCGAAAAAAGTGCTGGTGACTTTGGTCAATGAAGGCACGGCTCACAAGGTGATTCACACAAAAAAGTTGAAACTTGTTTCTGGCAATAAAATCGTGATGGAAATCGCCGATCCCAAAGAATTTGAGGGTTTGAATCTTTTGGCTAAGACCGAAAAGACTGTCACTCTGACTTTATCCAAAGAAATTCCTCAAGGTGTAAAAGCAGAGCTTGAGTTTGCGGAGCTTGGTGATTGA